In Streptomyces zhihengii, a single genomic region encodes these proteins:
- a CDS encoding GNAT family N-acetyltransferase — translation MTTPTDDEVAIRTYGPGDIPALLDTLADIWADAHPELVDTPGGSTDGLSTTALRRQITGHARREGFVLVAAYAHGSPVGFAYAFPATPEYWYGPELLPDIPEHIRAGRLMGLCELAVTPPWQGRGIGSRLHHQLVTAIAPQWSSLLVHPDNPRGRALYDRLGYTYAGPYRNEPQGPVYDLLVLHVGTEQHPAA, via the coding sequence GTGACCACCCCCACCGACGACGAAGTCGCCATCCGCACCTACGGCCCCGGCGACATCCCCGCCCTCCTTGACACCCTCGCCGACATCTGGGCAGACGCCCACCCCGAACTCGTCGACACCCCTGGCGGCAGCACCGACGGCCTCTCCACCACCGCCCTGCGCCGTCAGATCACCGGCCACGCCCGCCGCGAAGGCTTCGTCCTCGTCGCCGCCTACGCCCACGGCAGCCCCGTGGGCTTCGCCTACGCCTTCCCCGCCACCCCTGAGTACTGGTACGGCCCCGAACTCCTCCCCGACATCCCCGAACACATCCGGGCCGGCCGCCTCATGGGCCTGTGCGAACTCGCCGTGACCCCGCCATGGCAGGGCCGCGGCATCGGCAGCCGCCTCCACCACCAGCTCGTCACCGCCATCGCACCCCAGTGGTCCTCCCTCCTCGTCCACCCCGACAACCCCCGCGGACGCGCCCTCTACGACCGCCTCGGCTACACCTACGCCGGCCCGTACCGCAACGAACCCCAAGGGCCCGTCTACGACCTGCTCGTCCTCCACGTCGGCACGGAGCAGCACCCGGCCGCCTGA